One region of Mycobacterium riyadhense genomic DNA includes:
- the mtr gene encoding mycothione reductase, which yields METYDLAIIGTGSGNSILDERYAGKRTAICEQGAFGGTCLNVGCIPTKMFVYAADVAKTIQGAARYGVDAHIDRVRWDDIVSRVFGRIDPIALSGEDYRRSSPNIDVYRLHTRFGPVQADGRYLLRTAVGEEFTAEQVVIAAGSRPVIPPAILASGVEYHTSDTIMRIAELPEHLVIVGSGFVAAEFAHVFSALGVRVTLVIRGSTMLRHYDDSICERFTRIASQKWELRTQRNVVRAQNRGSGVALELDDGCVVNADLLLVATGRVSNADLLDAEQAGIDVDAGRIVVDEYQRTTARGVFALGDVSSPYLLKHVANHEARVVQHNLLCDWDDTASMAVTDHRFVPSAVFTDPPLATVGLTENQAVAKGFAISVKIQEYGDVAYGWAMEDTTGMVKLIAERGSGRLLGAHLLGYQASSLIQPLIQAMSFGLTARDMARGQYWIHPALPEAVENALLDLH from the coding sequence ATGGAAACGTATGACCTCGCGATCATCGGAACAGGTTCGGGCAACAGCATTCTCGACGAGCGGTATGCCGGCAAGCGTACCGCGATCTGCGAGCAGGGCGCATTTGGCGGTACTTGCCTGAATGTCGGATGTATTCCCACGAAGATGTTCGTTTACGCCGCCGATGTCGCGAAGACGATCCAGGGCGCGGCCCGCTACGGCGTGGACGCCCACATCGACCGGGTGCGCTGGGACGACATCGTCTCGCGAGTATTCGGCCGGATCGATCCGATCGCGCTCAGCGGCGAGGACTATCGGCGCTCTTCGCCCAATATCGACGTGTACCGGCTGCACACCCGCTTCGGGCCGGTTCAGGCCGACGGGCGTTATCTGTTGCGCACCGCCGTGGGCGAAGAGTTCACCGCCGAACAGGTGGTGATCGCGGCGGGCTCGCGACCGGTGATTCCGCCGGCCATTCTGGCGTCCGGCGTCGAGTACCACACCAGCGACACCATCATGCGGATCGCCGAGCTGCCCGAACACCTGGTGATCGTCGGAAGCGGCTTTGTGGCAGCTGAATTCGCGCACGTGTTTTCCGCTCTGGGCGTGCGGGTCACCTTGGTGATCCGGGGCAGCACCATGTTGCGGCACTACGATGACTCCATCTGCGAGCGGTTCACCCGCATCGCGTCCCAGAAGTGGGAACTGCGCACCCAGCGCAACGTCGTGCGTGCCCAGAACCGCGGCTCCGGCGTCGCCCTGGAGCTCGACGACGGTTGCGTTGTGAATGCCGACCTGCTGCTGGTCGCGACCGGCCGGGTGTCTAATGCCGATCTGCTAGATGCCGAGCAGGCGGGTATCGATGTTGACGCCGGTCGAATTGTGGTCGATGAGTACCAACGGACCACGGCGCGTGGGGTTTTCGCGCTTGGTGACGTCTCGTCGCCGTATCTGCTGAAGCACGTCGCCAACCACGAAGCCCGTGTCGTCCAGCACAATCTGCTGTGCGACTGGGATGACACCGCGTCGATGGCCGTCACCGATCACCGTTTCGTGCCGTCGGCGGTGTTCACCGATCCCCCGCTGGCGACCGTCGGATTGACCGAAAATCAAGCTGTTGCAAAGGGTTTCGCCATCTCGGTCAAGATCCAAGAATACGGCGACGTCGCGTACGGCTGGGCGATGGAAGACACCACCGGCATGGTCAAACTCATCGCTGAACGCGGTAGCGGACGCCTGCTGGGGGCGCATCTCCTGGGCTACCAAGCCTCGTCGCTCATTCAACCGTTGATCCAGGCGATGAGCTTCGGCCTAACCGCCCGCGACATGGCCCGCGGCCAGTACTGGATCCATCCGGCGCTGCCTGAGGCTGTCGAAAACGCCCTATTGGATCTGCACTGA
- a CDS encoding alpha/beta hydrolase — translation MPGWVADVLPDYWQQTIPLGPDPDGEGDVVATLIRRGVCAGADHAVLAIHGYTDYFFHTELADQFAGRGFAFYALDLRKCGRSRQPSQTPHYTTDLAHYDAELEQALAVIGAQNPSARILVYGHSAGGLIVSLWLDRLRRRGATTRLGVTGLVLNSPFLDLQGPAIVRMGVTSATIAALSRVRSKAVVRVPVEGGYGTSLHRDYDGEFDYNLQWKPVGGFPITAGWLHAVRRGQARLHRGLDVGVPNLILRSDHTVRENAGPIALQRGDAVLDVTHIAQWAGCIGNRSTIIPVADAKHDVFLSLPGPRQIAYRQLNLWLDEYFRMLNETDTAASSTKG, via the coding sequence GTGCCTGGCTGGGTAGCCGATGTGCTGCCCGACTACTGGCAGCAGACGATCCCGCTTGGGCCCGATCCCGACGGCGAGGGCGACGTAGTCGCAACCCTGATACGTCGCGGTGTTTGCGCCGGAGCGGATCATGCGGTCCTGGCGATACACGGCTATACCGATTACTTCTTCCACACCGAGTTGGCCGATCAGTTTGCCGGTCGCGGCTTCGCCTTCTACGCGCTGGACCTACGCAAGTGCGGCCGCTCTCGACAGCCCAGCCAGACGCCGCACTACACAACCGATCTGGCCCACTACGATGCCGAACTCGAACAAGCCCTTGCGGTCATCGGCGCACAGAACCCTTCGGCCAGGATCTTGGTATATGGCCATTCGGCGGGTGGATTGATCGTGTCGCTCTGGCTGGACCGGTTGCGCCGTCGCGGCGCGACCACACGTTTGGGCGTCACCGGCCTGGTGCTCAACAGCCCGTTCCTGGATCTGCAAGGCCCGGCGATTGTGCGTATGGGCGTGACCTCGGCCACGATCGCCGCGCTCTCGCGAGTGCGGTCCAAGGCGGTGGTCCGGGTGCCAGTCGAGGGCGGGTACGGCACCAGCCTGCATCGAGACTACGACGGCGAGTTCGACTACAACCTGCAGTGGAAACCGGTGGGGGGCTTTCCGATCACCGCCGGCTGGCTGCATGCCGTGCGCCGCGGCCAGGCCAGGCTGCATCGCGGACTCGACGTTGGTGTGCCCAACCTGATCCTGCGTTCGGATCACACGGTTCGCGAAAACGCCGGCCCGATAGCCCTGCAACGCGGCGACGCGGTCCTCGACGTCACTCATATCGCCCAATGGGCCGGCTGTATTGGCAACCGCAGCACCATCATTCCCGTGGCGGACGCCAAACACGATGTGTTCTTGTCGCTGCCAGGGCCGCGCCAAATAGCCTATCGCCAACTAAATCTCTGGCTCGACGAGTACTTCCGAATGCTGAACGAAACCGATACCGCGGCATCGTCAACGAAAGGGTAA
- a CDS encoding chorismate--pyruvate lyase family protein encodes MAMETASTELASAADVEPTPVGYHTGRGSVLQHTRPNRQRRLSSDQIRMLSRDLRVLIATNGTLTRILGVVVDEEIGVQVIEQQIHPSAPKILQSEQLPSGRILQRNVVLKGRRSGRPYIAAETLAAIDFLPPTIVTSLVTTDRPIGELLVSASLETLKELPEVWMGEHPSWGLPTGHANSRLEAVGRRYRQFIGGQPVITISEYFPLDVFSN; translated from the coding sequence ATGGCAATGGAAACCGCCTCCACCGAGCTCGCCAGCGCCGCCGATGTCGAGCCGACGCCTGTCGGTTATCACACCGGCCGAGGTTCTGTCTTACAGCACACACGACCTAACAGGCAGCGCCGTTTGTCGAGCGATCAAATCCGAATGCTTAGTCGCGACCTGCGGGTGCTCATAGCAACGAATGGAACACTTACCAGAATCCTCGGCGTCGTTGTCGACGAGGAGATCGGGGTGCAGGTTATTGAGCAGCAGATTCACCCCAGTGCGCCGAAAATTCTGCAGTCTGAGCAATTGCCGTCCGGTCGCATCCTGCAACGCAATGTGGTGCTTAAAGGACGGCGTTCGGGTCGGCCGTACATAGCAGCGGAGACGTTGGCTGCAATCGATTTCCTACCGCCAACGATCGTGACAAGCCTGGTAACAACGGATCGCCCCATCGGCGAGCTATTGGTGAGTGCCAGCCTTGAGACCCTGAAAGAGCTTCCTGAAGTCTGGATGGGGGAGCACCCCAGTTGGGGCCTACCCACAGGACATGCGAATTCGCGATTGGAAGCAGTCGGCCGTCGCTATCGCCAATTTATCGGCGGGCAACCGGTCATTACGATCAGTGAATACTTCCCATTGGATGTGTTTTCGAACTAG
- the mqo gene encoding malate dehydrogenase (quinone): MSELARTDVVLVGAGIMSATLGALLRRLQPDWSITLIERLDAVGAESSSPWNNAGTGHSALCEMNYTPERPDGSIDITKAVYVNEQFQVTRQFWAYAVETGILTDVRSFLNPVPHVSFVHGAQRVDYLRRRQRALAGNPLFAGTELIDDPDEFARRLPLMAAKRDFSEPVALNWAQDGTDVDFGALSRQLIGYCVRRGANALFGHEVRNLSRESDGSWTVSTSNRRTGEKRKLKAKFVFVGAGGDALPLLQKSGINEVKGFAGFPIGGRFLRSDNPALTTAHRAKVYGVPAPGAPPLGALHLDLRFVNGKSWLVFGPYAGWSSKFLKYGHVSDLPRSIKPHNVLSMLGVGITQLTLLNYLIGQLRLSQPDRVQVLREFAPSAMDSDWELTVAGQRVQVIRRHRRKGGVLEFVTTMVSAADGSIAGLLGGSPGASTAVPAMLELLQRCFASRYQSWLPTLKEMVPSLGVELSREPALFEEVWSWSTKALQLEAS, encoded by the coding sequence GTGTCAGAGCTAGCCAGAACCGACGTCGTACTGGTGGGCGCGGGCATCATGAGCGCCACGCTGGGTGCGTTGCTGCGGCGGCTACAACCGGACTGGTCCATCACGCTGATCGAACGGCTCGATGCCGTCGGCGCCGAAAGCAGTAGTCCCTGGAACAATGCGGGCACCGGACACTCCGCGTTGTGCGAAATGAACTACACGCCCGAAAGACCGGACGGCTCGATCGACATCACCAAAGCGGTATACGTCAACGAGCAATTTCAGGTCACCCGCCAGTTCTGGGCGTACGCCGTGGAAACCGGCATCCTGACCGACGTCCGCAGTTTCCTCAATCCCGTTCCGCATGTGAGTTTCGTTCACGGTGCGCAGCGCGTCGACTACCTACGGCGCCGACAGCGCGCGCTTGCGGGCAACCCGCTGTTCGCCGGCACCGAGCTGATCGACGACCCGGATGAGTTCGCCCGACGGCTGCCGTTGATGGCTGCCAAACGTGACTTCTCCGAACCGGTTGCGCTCAATTGGGCCCAGGATGGCACCGATGTCGATTTCGGTGCGCTGTCTCGCCAACTCATCGGCTATTGCGTGCGCAGGGGCGCCAACGCACTATTCGGTCACGAGGTTCGCAACCTGTCCCGAGAGTCCGACGGCAGTTGGACGGTATCCACCAGCAACCGCCGAACCGGCGAAAAGCGCAAGCTGAAGGCCAAATTCGTCTTTGTCGGGGCCGGGGGCGACGCGTTGCCGTTGTTGCAGAAGTCCGGCATCAACGAAGTCAAGGGCTTCGCCGGCTTTCCGATCGGCGGCCGGTTCCTGCGGTCCGATAATCCGGCTCTCACTACCGCGCACCGGGCCAAGGTATACGGCGTTCCGGCGCCGGGAGCCCCTCCGCTGGGGGCGCTGCACCTGGATCTCCGCTTCGTCAACGGCAAATCGTGGCTGGTGTTCGGGCCTTACGCCGGCTGGTCGTCGAAGTTCTTGAAATACGGCCACGTCAGCGATCTGCCCCGCTCGATCAAGCCACACAACGTGCTGTCCATGCTCGGCGTGGGCATCACCCAGCTGACATTGCTCAACTACCTGATCGGCCAGCTGCGGCTCTCCCAACCCGACCGAGTCCAGGTCCTGCGCGAATTTGCGCCCAGCGCAATGGATTCCGATTGGGAGCTGACGGTGGCCGGTCAACGCGTACAGGTGATCCGGAGGCACAGGCGCAAAGGCGGTGTGCTCGAGTTCGTCACGACCATGGTGAGCGCAGCCGACGGCAGCATCGCCGGACTGCTCGGAGGCTCACCGGGAGCATCGACTGCTGTGCCCGCCATGCTGGAACTGTTGCAACGGTGCTTTGCCAGCCGGTATCAGTCCTGGCTGCCCACGCTCAAGGAGATGGTGCCATCATTGGGCGTCGAACTGTCGCGTGAGCCGGCGCTGTTCGAGGAAGTGTGGTCATGGAGCACCAAGGCACTGCAGCTGGAGGCCTCATGA
- a CDS encoding GNAT family N-acetyltransferase yields MTEALRRMWAKDLDAQILYELLKLRVEVFVVEQACPYPELDGRDLLAETRHFWLETPDGEVICTLRLMEEHAGGEKAFRLGRLCTKRSVRGMGHATRLLRAALAEVGDYPCRINAQTYLAAMYAKHGFVRDGDDFLDDGIPHVPMLRSGSPLAAQR; encoded by the coding sequence ATGACAGAAGCATTGCGCCGCATGTGGGCCAAAGACCTTGACGCCCAGATTCTTTACGAGTTGCTCAAGCTACGGGTCGAGGTGTTCGTGGTCGAACAGGCTTGCCCCTATCCGGAATTGGACGGGCGCGATCTGCTCGCCGAAACCCGGCACTTCTGGCTGGAAACGCCCGACGGCGAGGTGATCTGCACGCTGCGGCTGATGGAGGAGCATGCCGGCGGTGAGAAGGCGTTCCGGCTTGGGCGGCTGTGCACCAAACGCAGCGTGCGCGGCATGGGTCATGCCACCCGGCTGCTGCGCGCCGCGTTGGCCGAGGTGGGCGACTACCCGTGCCGGATCAACGCGCAGACCTACCTCGCCGCCATGTATGCCAAGCACGGGTTTGTCCGCGACGGTGATGATTTCCTCGACGACGGCATTCCGCATGTGCCAATGTTGCGGTCCGGTTCTCCTCTGGCGGCCCAGCGGTGA